Part of the Leptospira yasudae genome is shown below.
GAACCGGACGTAAGTCTTCCGATGGAAAGCTCCATCGTAAAACTCTTTGCATCCGAGGTCAGCGAAGAAGTCGCATCCGACGCCGTTCAAATCCACGGCGGAATGGGCTACATGAGGGAAGTCCATGTCAGCCGTTTGTATCGAGACGTGAAATTAGGAACGATCGGAGGAGGAACTTCCGAGGTTCAACGAAGTATCATTTCCGCGAGTTACAGCGGTTATGATAAGTTTAAAAACATCATCGAAAGCGCGGCCTCCGAAGAAGTTCGAAATCATTCCGAACAAAAGATTCAAGCAACTCCGATCGGAAATCTAATGCGCTGTTTGGACGTTTTGATTCAAAGCGTGGGGGATAATCCGGAACGAAAAAAAAGACAGGCTCTCGAATTCGGTTTTGCCGACCTGCTTACGTTGACTACGATTTTAAAACTGAGCGTTTGGGATCTGACGCAAGACAGCAATCACTACAAAACATCCGATAAAGAACGAGATCTCGACATTCTCGCGTACTATCTAACGGCGAGATATATTAGAGGAATTGCATATTTGAAGGAACTCGACGAGACTGCGGTAACCGATGTCATACAAGCGTTCGGCAATCTCAACGCACCGGAAAAACAAATCGAGGATTGCATAGAGTTTTTAAAAGAAGGAATCTTAGGAAGCGCTGTGTCCGCTTAATCGAACGGAGAAACGATGTATCAAAAAGGGAAATCCTACGAAGAAATTGAAATCGGAGATAAGGCGAGTTTTTCGAAAACCATCACGGAAACGGACATCTATCTTTTTGCGGGAATCAGCGGTGACTTCAACCCGTTGCATGTAGACGAGGAATATGCAAAGACGACGATTTTCGGGACGAGGATCGCGCACGGCGGACTTGCTGCGTCTTTGTTGGCGCCCGTTCTGGGAATGAAACTTCCCGGTCTCGGAACCGTGGCTTTGGAAACGGTTACTAAGTTTCGGAAACCGGTTTATCCGGGAGACACGGTGACTTGCACCGTCGAAGTCAAAAATAAGATCGCGAAGATGAAAATGGTCGAGATGAAAATTCTTTGGACCAATCAAAAAGGCGACACGATCGGCAAGGGAGAATGTAAGGTTCTTCCGCCCGGTTCCAATTCTTAATTTGCGGATCGCGACATCGATTCGTTATTCAGGATGATTCGCGGAATTTTAGAAATCGATTTCGATCCGTTTCGTAAAAATCGAAAGTACATTCAAAAATAAAATCAAAAGAGAAGACGTATGAACCCCGTATTATTAGGCGTGAGCGATTCGGTTGCGGCCGATTTTCCGGAAGAATATAAAGAATGGTCCGGTGAAAGAAAAGTATTAGAACATTATAAAAAATCAATATCCGATCTGCTTGAGTTTTTGGAGATGAAACCGGAAACTTTAAGGGATAATCTTACCGACTTCGTGAGCATCGAACCAGCTTCGTTGGGTAAGTCCGGTTATGGGCACAGTGTACGAATCGCGAACGAACTCGGATATACCGGCTTTCGTTCCCATCTGATCGATTTGGGGGGTGCGAGCGTGACCGGAGCGATCGGACAAGCTAGAACCATTCTTCAATCCGACAGCGAGGCGGTCGTCTTGATCGCAGGAGCGGATATTCCCAAGTCCGCATTCAGACAGGTTTCCGATATGAAACGATTGAACGAAACCGTTTGTCATCCTGTCTACGAACTCAACTACGGTGCGACCTTGATCGCAATGTACGGCCTTTTGATGAAACGGATGATGTTTGAAAACGACATCACACAAGCCGATCTGGAAGCGATCACGAAAAAGTTCAGATCCAACGCGATTACGAATCCGAGAGCGCACGTATATCAACAAGAGATAACGGAAAAACAACTTTCTCGAACGATCGCTGATCCGTATCCTGCGCCGATGATCGCAATCGTTACCGATCACGGGTTTGCGACTCTTCTCATGTCCGAAAAAAAAGCGAAGAAACTGCAATCGCAGGGAAAAATTAAAAAGGAAATCGATCCGATGTATTTGATCGGAGCTGGACACGCGGCCCATGCGGAATACTTTATGCTCAAGGGTGACTTTGCAACTCCGGCGGGAAGAGCGGGCGACATTGCGTTCGCGTCCGCGGGAATCGCAAGAGAAGACATCGATTACGCGTGGATCTATGATTGTTTTACGGGAATGGTGATTCTTCAGTCGTCCGAGTATTTCGGAATCACCAAAAAGGAAGCGGTCGAACATTTGAAAAACGGAGAGTTGAAATTCTCCAACGGTAAAAAAATTAAGATCAACGAGATGGGAGGAATTCTCAACTACCAAGCGGCAATGTCCATGTCCGCAGCAACGGGTTTGATCGACGTCGCCGCACACTATGGATTGTATTCCCGTTTCGTTCCGAACGTTCAAGTCACTCGTCCCGAAAAATCTTTGGTGGGTGGAAACGGAGGAGTGGACAGCATCAATTCGGTCGCTATCTTTTCTTCGACCGCCTCCAAACTCAAACCGAAGAAAGTGAAACCGAGACGATTGACTCTCAATCAAAACGGTGCAAAGAACAATGAAACCGGAATCGTTTATTCTTCAACAACGGTAAACATGAATCCCGGATCGTTTACAAAGGCGCCGTATTCTTTAGCTCTCGTAAAGATGAAAGCGGGAAGATATGTGATGGTCAATGTTTTCGATTCCAAAGGTGAACTTTTAAAAACGGATCAAAATCTCCAAATCGATCGTTCGAAATTAAAAATCGTGAATGAAAACGGGTTTTTGAAAGGAATTTTATCTTGAATTGAAAGAAATTTCCAAGATCATAAGTCAGTATACTTTCCAAGAATCTGCGAAGTTTCACATTCAATGTCTAAACTTTGCAGGTTACAAAACGAAAAGCTCATTCTAAATTCAGATGCGATTGGGGAACGATATTAGTCAGGCTTCCGTTTCGGTTTTTTTCGATTTGTTATAAGTTAAAGAGCAATGTCGAACCGAACGGTTGAGAGAAGGCTCTCAGGATTGGATCGATTTATGCATATCAAGGCAGAGAACATTCAAACGGGTCAGATCCGAATTTTTAACGGTTCCGATTTGATTTTGATTCCCGATTCTTCCAACGAACAAGAAGGAACTATGTTTCTTCACGGAAGAAAGGTAGAGAACTGTCTCAATCTTAGAAAATATTCCACCTTCTTCGTTGTATCCGATTCTGTCTCTAAAACCGGATTTCCCGATACGATCAAATTGCAGGAAGTCGGTCCGGATGGATCCGTTTTTGAAATCTCGGAAAGTAAAATGGATTGTTATCGAGTGATGGGAATATTTTTGGAATAAGATTCACTTTCTGCTGGATTTGAACTTATACAAAAATAGAATCCGTCTGCAGTATTCTTTCTAGGGGAATTCAATCATGGTCCAAAAGAAAAAGACCAAAGTCCAAAAAGCGGCTCCGAAAAAAAATAAAAAGTCCACCGCTCCATCCGTGAAAAGGAACGATATTCGACTTACGGACATGTTGGATCTTGCAGCCGAAGAATTCGTCAAAGCGATCGAAATTATGGCTAAATTGACTCCGGCAAATAGAACGAAACTCAAACACTCCATTAAAACAGCCGCCAAAAATATTCTGAAGGACTGATTGAAAATCAGGTTCGATTTCGCTCGATTTTACGCAGTCAATTTTTTTCAAAAAAATCGAAAGTCTCGTGAAAAACTTTGGAAAAAAATTTCCAAAAAGGGTTCGATTTTTTGTAAGAATCGGAGTCAACTATATGTATGGAAAACTTATTTCTCATCACACTACTATTCTTAATTCTATTTGAGCAGTATAAAACCAGGGTTTCCCGGGAAAGAATTCCGATTCGGGCTTTGAAACAATACGTTCATCGTTGATTTCTAAGCCTCATTGAAACCGGGATAGCTTTGTGTACCCGGTTTTTTTATTTTTCCCGCCTTTCTTTTTCCTTTTCCCCGTATTAGTCCGCTTCTTTAGAGAGTTGAAACATTCTCATTCCACTGGAACCTTGTCTAAAGACCGAGGAAAGAATGTATAAGAAACCAATGACTCCCACTCGCGCCGTCGAGACTTTCATTCAATGCAGAAAAAACCAGGAACCGATCTCGGACGAAGTCTTTTTAGTTTTGGATTCCTTTCAGACCTGGAACGAAATCGAACTCACAGGTCTTCTCAATGCCTCGTTTTATTTTCCTGAAATATTAAACGAATATAGAACGGAGGCGGCCATTCGTTCGCTTCTGGAAGTCTTCAAAAAAAGAATCGTGGAAATTCCCATTCAATGACTCATTCTACCGAACCGAAAGTAATCTATCAAGAAGCCAATCCTTATGGAACGTTCACCGCGTATTTGGAAGACGACGGAAGAACCGTTTATCTTTATCTCCAAGGAGAACAGAATCCCGAGTTCGGAATCAAATCCGTATGGGTTTGCAATCGCGTGGAAGCGCCCGAAAAAAGAAGCATGGAAGATCTTTCCAGCGGACTTGCACCGATTCTTCTACGTTCCGAAGTGACCGAAACCAAAGCGCATCCGGCTTTGGATGAAAAGGATTTGTATTTCATCTGGACGGAGGAAGGGGACGGGGTCGCACTTTTCTATAAGGAGAATCTCATCGCGTTTCTACCTCCTTGGTCCGGATTAAAGGATTTCCATGGATATTCTTTATTCGCGAAGGTGGAAGCCTTGACCGCGTATCCTTTGGGAAACTCCGAATTCGGAATCATTCCCGATCGAGTGCGCGCCTCCCGCGATTTTTGGGAAGCTCGTTCCAAACAAGGAGCTTGGAAAGGAATTCAAGAAAAACGTCTTTCATATTTGGAATCCAAGTTCGGAAAACACGAAAAGTATTGGTCCGCCGACGGAGGAAAATATCCTCAACTCGGAATCGCCCGTTTTCAATCGGAAAAGTTTCCCGGCGTTCTTATCTATTCCACCATTGGAATGAGCGCGCAGAATATGCCGACCGTTGAACTCTTTCATAAGGATTATGAAGATTATGCAAGAATCGAACTGGTGCTTGCGGTAAAAGTCGGTTCGGAAGGTTTAGAACGATCCGAATCCTGGGTTCCGCATTTGATCGGAGAATTGATTCGATTTCCTTGGAACATGGCGAAATGGTTCGGTCACGGCCACACGATCACGATGTCGCGAAAGGATCCGGAAGCGTTGTATTTGAACTTCACTTCGATTCTCTTTCGGGATACGGAAAGCTTTCGTTCCGTTGCGAATGCGCCGGATTTATCGGATTTGATTTCAGAAAACGGAAAACCGGTCCGATTTTTAACCTTGCTTCCTCTTTCGGAAGAAGAAAAAGAATACGCGCAGAAGGGCGGAATTCAATCGTTCAACGAAATCTGGAACGAAAAAGAATTTCCTTGGTATCACGACGCGGAAAGACAAACGCTCATCTAAAATGATTCCTATTGAAGATATCATACGCTCTATCCGACGTTATGCGAATCGGTCCGCGCTCTTGCTCGCTCTGATCGCAGTGTCTTCTCTGTGGATTACGTTGCCACTTTCTTTGTTATCGCAAAATACGGATCCGTTAAGCGAACAGGTTCAGGAAAAGATATGGCAGGAGATTTATAACAAGGATTTTCATTCTTCTAAGAAGTTAGTCCAGCTTGAACTGAGTCGTAGTGGTAAAAATGAGACAATTCCTCTTCTATCACTGCTGGAAATTTCTTTAAACGGACTTGAGCGATACAAGCAAGCGAATGAAATCCGCAGAAAAATTCTCTCGATATGGGAAAGTAAATATAAGAAATCCTTTTTAGATGAGAATTACCCGATCAATCTCGCTACTTGGACGAGAATGGTCGTAGTAAAATCGGATTCTCTGTTGATCGGCGCCGAATATTTCATTCCTTATCCGATCAATTCCAGCAAAGACGGATTCTACTTTCATAAATTTACCTTATACAATCGCTTCTCGAAGAAGCCGACGCGCTTCTTCAAACTCGAAAAATCATCCGCAACAAATCAAGAATACCGTCTTTATGAGATCAATGCGGACGGAGAATCGAAACAAATCAAGGTCTACGGCGATATTTTACCGGAGATGAAGGATGAGATGAGTTTTCTGAGCGGATTTTTAGGAATTTAAGGTCGATTTCGCTCGATCGAGCGGTTCAAAACGATACAACGATGGTCTTTAAAAGAAAAAACCCGCTTCGAAAAGCGGGTT
Proteins encoded:
- a CDS encoding MaoC family dehydratase; translation: MYQKGKSYEEIEIGDKASFSKTITETDIYLFAGISGDFNPLHVDEEYAKTTIFGTRIAHGGLAASLLAPVLGMKLPGLGTVALETVTKFRKPVYPGDTVTCTVEVKNKIAKMKMVEMKILWTNQKGDTIGKGECKVLPPGSNS
- a CDS encoding thiolase C-terminal domain-containing protein yields the protein MNPVLLGVSDSVAADFPEEYKEWSGERKVLEHYKKSISDLLEFLEMKPETLRDNLTDFVSIEPASLGKSGYGHSVRIANELGYTGFRSHLIDLGGASVTGAIGQARTILQSDSEAVVLIAGADIPKSAFRQVSDMKRLNETVCHPVYELNYGATLIAMYGLLMKRMMFENDITQADLEAITKKFRSNAITNPRAHVYQQEITEKQLSRTIADPYPAPMIAIVTDHGFATLLMSEKKAKKLQSQGKIKKEIDPMYLIGAGHAAHAEYFMLKGDFATPAGRAGDIAFASAGIAREDIDYAWIYDCFTGMVILQSSEYFGITKKEAVEHLKNGELKFSNGKKIKINEMGGILNYQAAMSMSAATGLIDVAAHYGLYSRFVPNVQVTRPEKSLVGGNGGVDSINSVAIFSSTASKLKPKKVKPRRLTLNQNGAKNNETGIVYSSTTVNMNPGSFTKAPYSLALVKMKAGRYVMVNVFDSKGELLKTDQNLQIDRSKLKIVNENGFLKGILS
- a CDS encoding suppressor of fused domain protein, which codes for MTHSTEPKVIYQEANPYGTFTAYLEDDGRTVYLYLQGEQNPEFGIKSVWVCNRVEAPEKRSMEDLSSGLAPILLRSEVTETKAHPALDEKDLYFIWTEEGDGVALFYKENLIAFLPPWSGLKDFHGYSLFAKVEALTAYPLGNSEFGIIPDRVRASRDFWEARSKQGAWKGIQEKRLSYLESKFGKHEKYWSADGGKYPQLGIARFQSEKFPGVLIYSTIGMSAQNMPTVELFHKDYEDYARIELVLAVKVGSEGLERSESWVPHLIGELIRFPWNMAKWFGHGHTITMSRKDPEALYLNFTSILFRDTESFRSVANAPDLSDLISENGKPVRFLTLLPLSEEEKEYAQKGGIQSFNEIWNEKEFPWYHDAERQTLI